Below is a genomic region from Equus caballus isolate H_3958 breed thoroughbred chromosome X, TB-T2T, whole genome shotgun sequence.
aaccccagctccaccacttactaaccatgtgaccttaggcaagttacttaacctttgtgtgcctcagtttgctcttcTGTAAAATATAGGTAATGAGAGTACCTACATCACAAGATTGTTGTGAGGGTTAGAGGAAACACTCCTGGCACGTGATATGAATGAATACTGAAAAAGTAATTGTtcagtgcctaccatgtgccaggcactgtgcttggtgctTAGAATGTGCCAGTGAACAAAGCAAAGATGTCTATCCTCTTGGAGCTTACAGGGTAGTGCAGCCTGGGGGTGGAGtcagagagaacagaagaaaaaccacataatATAGTAGGTTAGAAAAtaagttctatttttcttttaaagtcgaGTAGGATAAGGAGTAGTGGGAATGGTGCAGAGGTTGAAAATTGACAGTATGAAATGGGAGGGTCAGGGTAGGCCTCACAGAGAAGCTAAGACTTGAACAAAGACTCGCAGAGGGTAAGGAAATAAGATTCGTGGATATCATGTATCTCTTGAAGAGCATTCAAGGCAGGGGGAACAGGTCGTCCCTAATGGTGGGAGGGTGCCTGGGTGTTCTGGGAACAAGGCAGCCAGTGCTGCTGGAGTGGAAACATCAAGGGATAAAGTACCAGACGAGGAGGGCAGAGAAGTATTGTGTGTATGGGGTAGGGGCGTAAGCGACTCTTGATGCAAATTCTGCAGGGCCTTGTAGGCTATTATAAGGATTTTGGGTTTTCCTGCCAGTCGAATTGAAAGCCTTTGTAGGCTTTTGAGCAAAGTGGAAACATGATCTGACTTAATATTTTATAGCAGTCTGTCTGGAtctgtgttgagaatagatgGTGGGCAGGTGTTGTGGGTTGacttgtgtcccccaaaaagataagCTCAACTCCTTACCCCCCAGTAATTATGAATGTGCCCTTATTATAaatagtctttgcagatgtaatcaagttaagatgaggtcatattgaaTTAAAGCGGGCCCTCAATAACTCATGTCCTTACAAGAGGAGGGGAATTtgggcacacagacacacacagagggaagacagctatgtgaagacacacagacacataggGAGAACACtacgtgaagacagaggcaaagattggagtgatgcctccacaagccaaggaaggctcCAGATTGCCGGCAACCACTAGAAGCTACGAGAGACAGAATGTCTCTCAGAATCTccagaaggaatcaaccctgccgacaccttgattttagacttctggcctccagaactgtgagagaataagtgtctgttgtttgaagccacccagtttggGATAGTTTGATACGGCAGCCTTAGGAAACTGGTACAGTGGGAAGAGGCGATGCAGTTAGCAGGCTATTGCAATAGCCCGGTCAAGAGGTGACGGGGGCCAATATCAGGGTGGTAAtggtggagatggggagaagcCACTAGATTCTGGATACATCGTGAAGGTACAGCCAACAGAATCTGCTGACGTATGGCATGCAGGGGTGTGAGagatgttagctattattattatctgcatGAATAATTTAAACAcctataaatgtatatttttttgatTGCCCCAAATATCCCAGGTTTAAGGCTACTCAAACTAGGATCATTTGTTGGCTCTCAAAAGAAGCTTATTTTGCTGTGTGATCAAAGGGTAAATCACGTTACTTCTCTGGGTCTCGATGTCCTACACGGTAAAATGAGAAGGTTGAgctccattgtatgaatgtatgATTCTATTATTATCAAGTGCCTTGTTGCCTTGGTATTGATAAAAGTTCCTGAGGATAGTAAACTGTTTTCTGACTTCCATATTTGAAAACCTATCTCTGAGTCTGCAGTAGCTTTGAATAACAAAACTCTTTGTCCTCATTGCTGTTGATTCTCTGCAATTTGATACTTTGAGTACAGTACATGAAGGAGTGACCCACcgtatttaaaaacagaattacagCAAGACCAAAGAACTCTTTGTACATTTTTTCAGGGGTATGGGAGCGGAGTGGGGCTGCCTAATGGGAGTCTGGGACTCTACCTGAAATAAAAGTTGGGAATTCTGGGTCTCGAGACTTCAGACTCTGCTTCTCAGAGCACACCCTGAGTTATCACCATCAGTGTGTTTCGATTCACATTTTAGGAGGGCAATGAATTTATAGGACAAGATAATGATACTAATGATAATATCAAACATTTATATAGGttttactatgtgtcaagcattgCCCTATGGGTTTTCAAAACATTACCTCCGTCCTCACAACACTCCTATAAGTTAGGTACAATTATTACTCCCattgtacaaatgaggaaactgaggcaccgagcAATTAAAAaagattcatattttttttattgaggcaacactggtttacaacattatattgatttcaggtgtacatcattataattcgACTTCTGTATACACCACAtcgtattcaccaccaaaagtctagtttccatctgtcaccgtacatgtgcccatttacccctttcacccttcccccgtcccacttctcctctggtaaccaccaatctattctctgtatctgagTGTTtgctgggggtttttttgaggaagattagccctgagctaactactgccaatcctccacttttcgctgaggaagactggccctgagctaacatccatgcccatcttcctctcctttatatgtgggacgcctactacagcatggcttttgccatgtggtgccatgtccacacccgggatccgaaccggccaaccctgggccacggagaaGCAGACCGTGTGAAcccaaccgctgcgccaccaggcggaCCCTACAGGAAGCTTTGAAATGTATCTTGGTAGTGTTTCTGGGTCACTCCCTTGCTGGGTCTTGATGGATTAGATTGTCACTTTGTAAACGGGCTTACATCTCCTTTCACTGGAGATTCCAGAGCCAATGTTGCCTTTCACCCTCGTGCTTCCTAGAAAATACTAGCTTTCCTAAAAGTCACTCTTATCACCCTTTTGGACACCCCAGTCCTGCTGTTTCAGGCCCTCCAACCTTTGCCGGGTCTATCTTTTGGTCAGGTCCAGGCTGGGTCCAAATCAGACTATAGCCGTGGTGTGTGGTCAGTGTGTGTGGCTAATTTGGAGATGGAAGAATCAGTGTTGGGCAAGCAGGCTAAGCAAAGTCTGAGAAGGCCATTTATTTATGTAACAAAACACTATGACCGAAATCTACAACATAATGAAAAACGTGGACTTGTTCCCTCAACCAAATCCCGGGAGGGAGTCGGGAGCAACCTTTGAAGCTCGAGGACAGTAGTGTGGGGACTGGATATCAGAAAACCATTTTACACTGCCAGGAGTGTAGAACTAGTTGCCCGCAATAGATTTTAAACTCAAATGGGGCAAGAGTGGTTTGGAGAAATTCCTGAGTCCTAAATGAGGAAACCATGGGCTACCTGAGATACAAGCCCAGTCTCCCGTAGGGGCACAGCCAGGGGGCAATGCTCTCCTCACACAGGTCCTTAGAACCTTGGTCAGAGGCAGAAATTCCGGCCAGACCATCGTGCTGAGGGGCAGGGGTGTGCGTGGGGGCGGGAGGGTGGGGTGCAATTCTCACATCCTTAGGGACCCTGAACCAAATCCAGGCGACCTCCCAGAGCTAACCCTCCTCAACGTCATGTTACTCCTGCAGGCCTAGGGATTAACCCTGTGCCACTCCCTCCTCCTCGCACAATCGCAGTGTCCAGGTGGCTTTGTGAGTCATCCAGACCCTCCGTAATAAGCCCACTGTGGGCGGAGCTGCCTCGCAGTTTCTCGCCCCTTCCCGCCCTGACTCAGCTTTCTGGCTACTGGAGCTCCGATTTCTCGCCAGCCGAAGCCGCCGCCGCGGGGGCCCGCCCCACGGGGCATGCTCAGTGCTGGGGCGGGCTTTGCCTGCCGCGGGGCAGCGTCCCACCCACCGCGCGGGTTCCCGGCGCCCGGTTCCCTTTAAATCAGGCCGGCCGGTTGCTAGGCAACGGCGCGGCCCGCGCGGGCGCTGCACTGCGGAGGCTCTGGCCGGAGTGGCCGGGAGCGGTGGCCAGCGCCGAACCGAGGGCTGCCGCCCGCCGGTGGTGACCAGCTTCGAGGACGAGGGACAGGGCCCACTGGACCCCACCCGCGCCTCCAGGTACGTCCGCGCGTCGGAAAGCCCGGGCTCCCCGGCTCGCCCCGCTTCCTCCTGGCTCGGCCGTCGGGGCCCCAGCTCGGAGGAGCCCGCCGACCCTGCCGCGACCCACTGCGGGCTCTCCTCTCCTTCGGGCTCCAGGCCGGGCGCTGGCGCGCACGGGAGGGAAGGGCACAGTTCGGGGGAGTGCGAGTGCGGAAGGGGGAGTGGGCTCAGGCCTCgcccgccgccccctccccgccgcccGCCAGCCCAGCCGGAGGGTAGGGACTGGGGAGGTGGAAGGTGTCGCCTGCGGTGGGGGTCAGGGCAGCGGCCCGACCTGAGTCACCTTCTCTCCACTGGACGCAGCGATGGCAGGAGTTTCAGTTAACCATTTAcagaaaacaaacccaaactATGCATAGATATAGCTTTACAGCAAGAATGTGACTTCCATCCTAATAAAGTACTCAGGCTTCGCAACTAAGGTGACTTCGTATCTCTTCTCCCACAAGGAATGATTTTACGCCAATAACAAAGAGTTGGGGGTCATAACCGTTCACAGGGCCCAGTTTACAACTTTACTTCGCTCTCAGTAACTGCCAAACAATAGGGAAGGCCATTTGTCCTTCTCTATTGGACACTTGGCTCATATGTTAGGAGCCTGAAAGATTTAAGGCAAAAATCGGAATCACTTCCCTTTTGAATGATTTTTCAAATTAACTGTACTccgagggagggaggcaaggccTAGGCTCCAGCCCTCTGCTAACGTGGCTCTTGGCATGCTCATTAATAATAAGCATGCTGCTGCTGAGGCCAGCGGTGGCTCATTTGCTCAATAGGTGCTAAAGGGGAGGagatactgtgttgaataagatgCCACCTTGATTCTCATCCCATTTGATATTTGCATTGCTTGGGGAAGGAAGACTTAGCCGCACAATCGTTGGGAAAGTGAGTTgacaaattagaaagaaaacttGTTTCAAAGTGTCTGGCATCACATTTCAGGTAGGCCAAAGGACATTCTAAGCAAATCACTTGTAATTTTCAGCTACATTTCAGACATAAACACAGTTTTGAGCCTTCTGGTTATTCGTATTTTCTGATACGCTGGGGGGATTTGATTTTTCAGCTCAAActggagaaagagaataaaagcaTCCAGTAGAAGACCTTGGACGTCAGGAAGCGTAAGTACAGTTGTGCTGGCTGATATCTTGTTGGAGTGTTTCGAAGCACAGAGCCTCACCCAACATACATCTTCCACTTTGTAACTAGATCATTAATCTGCAATGTCAGTACACTATCAAAAAGGCCTCATAAGACTACAAAAGAAAAGCGTCCTGAAGACTTTAGCTGAGCCGAATAAACTTGGAGGGAAAAGTACTAAGTCCTTTCCCTAAAATGTCCCCCAGAAAACTTCATAAGGCAGAGGAGAAATTATAAGTACAAAAACTCAATTCGAATCAAAGCATTATAGAATTTTCAGGAAGACTGTTAAggatcatttattcaacagatatttcttgAGGGCTACTCTGTGCCGGGTAACAGCTAGGGATACAGAAGTGAGTAAGATGCCAAGAGATCACAGTGTATTGGTAAAATAAAAGTATGTATGAAATGCTGTAGAAGCACAGGAAAAACTCAGCACAGAGTCATCCTTCCTCATCTTTAAGCTGATCCTCCAATTGTAATGTTTCAAAGAAGTTATTAGTGGCTCTGAAAAGCACTGGGGCATCTGGGAAGTTCTTGGTAAAGCAGTTGGTGCTAAAAATGCAAAGACTACCACATTTCTGCTTAGCTGGAATCAAGTTAGCTTCAGAAATTGGGAGCATCAGTAACTCGCCGGATTTAGGGCTGATTCTTTGCTGAGGATACAGGttaaattaatgtaaaatttgAGTTTTGGTTGTCCTCTGCTTCCTTTAATGgtgcctactttttttttttttttcaaattaacttTTTCTGAGGGCTGATGACTTCAGGCTGGCAACTTTGGAGCACATATCTTTGGAGAAGGGTTGGGTTGGTTCACGGGCTGGTTTATGCTccaagggaggggaaggaaaacctaaaaaagaacaaaacctgTCATTTCCAGTGTACTTTAAAActgcttccatttttgttttcattaatttctcttaACCACCTGTGAAATAGGTAGATTGTCCCTATTTTACACCCGAAGCAGCTGAGGCTCACAAAAGGTAAGTTTTCACAGAGTTCTAAAGTGTGGGAGCAAAGATATGTGACTCTTTCCGTCTGTTTTTTCACCGTAGTCCACACTCAGTTCTTTTCTCAAGAACTTCCTTTGCCTTCTTCCCCACAATTCTGCACAGTAAAACGTGTTCACCCACCTTGACTTCAGACCGTTCATTTGGGTCCTCATTTTGGTGTTGAGTAGTTTTCTGCAAGCCGGTAATTCTGAAGAGGGCAGAGAATATGGAAGCTCCTCTAGAGGGGGCAGGTTGGAATCTTCTCGAGTAAGGAGAGAGGGTAAGGccggcagtgttttgtgcctggGAACGgtggaagtagaaaaaaaagttgagaactactgcttttAAGTGAGAACAGATTGGACAATGGAGCAAAGAAGCCAGGCCGGTGACTTTCTTTGTAGTAGACTTTTCCCCCCTGTTTTGGCCAAGCAGTTTTTCTGAGGGTTGGGAGAACTGAAACCATCCGAGAATAATGGGGAAAAGTTCCCTGGGCTAAGAAGGGCCCTTTGTCTTCCCCTTGCTGCTTCTGGGCTGTGACTAAAAGCCACGCCTCTAGTTGCGGGGGGCTGAGGGTAGTGACAGAAGGTTGCCCATCACAGGTTGGAGATGACCTTTTGCAACCATCATTCCCAAGTTACAACATTTAAGATGAAGCACCCTTGTGAGGTGGGAAAAAGCTTCTGGAGCTTTCCCAGATCTGTTTCCCagtccctgcccacccccacctggAAGAAGAGTCGCATGCTGCAGACAGATCTCGATTTATGCAAAAGAGATGGTCCTGAAGGTTTGAAGTCAAATTCTGATGTAAATGAGATAAGGCAACAGAAAAAagaggtttgatttttttctgtcatcAAATTTCCCTAAAGAGTgtgatttaaaatatgaatattttagaaaacaaataattaaatttcaCATATTTGATCACTTATCCACCTTAACATGAGTATATTCCCCAGGGCCCCAgactttgaaaatgaaaggaagacGGTTTTGTGGGTTTCTCCTTTCACAGGGAACAGTAGGGTGTTATTTTCTGGAGCAGTTTGAGGATAGATGTGCATTCACTTAAGAATTTTATGGAACGGTTTACCTAAAGATCCATAATAAATGATTACTCTTTGTTTCGCTCTCAATAATTATGTTACGTCACATTACACTGTAAattcattttcaatttattttgtcaGCGGTGCCCAAATTCTTAGGTGAATATAAACCACTTACATGAGTCAAGGAGTTCCTTACTCCGCCAAAATGCCCTACTGCTTTGCCActgcaaaaaagaagaaagtcaccAGAGGGTGAATGGTGATGTTTTCGGGCAGATGCTAACTAGAACCATCGAGAGTCCGTTATTAATTCACGTGAGACACAAATGAATAGACGTAGCCGGATTATGGACACCCATGCCTTAACAGTGCAGTCCCAAGGACTTCTGGGGGATCACCGTCTTAGAGGACCCCCTAATGTTGTTTGTATCACACAACTTGATATTGTTTTCCTGTGTTCTggcttatttgtttctttaaagttaTCATTTCTCTTGGGCCTCCTTCCCCTACCCTTCAGCCCTTCAGTATCCGATGTAGTGTGGGGTGGGCacttataataagaaatgttCACAACTGACCCACTAAAAAGGCATGTTTGTACTTTTAATAATGGCTTCTGGTTAGATTTGCCTTCTGCTGCAACGAATTACCTAATCAAGTTTATTGAGAGCAAAATGGCTGCCACGCCAGGGTAGAGGAATGTCATTGTTTCAAAGCATATTCCTTGTCCTGGCCAGAGAATACTAATGTCATACTTGTTCTgcataaaaaacaaacagtgcAATTTGcgaagagaaaatgaaactggCAGCTTTTACCCCCAGTCTGGGCTTTGCCATACTTTGTGACTAGGTTTGGGAACAAGCCCTTAAAGGATATCTTGCCAatgaaagacaggaaaaaaaaaaaagaaaagaaagaaaggagcagcTCAGAGACCCCTTGACCCTGCCCTGTGTAAGCCATGGGAGGGAAATTCCAAAAGGCTTTTCAaacctttctctttctgtcctttgaTATGTGACATGCaattctccttcccctcccccccttcgtttttcctctctccctttgtgGCCCTTTAAAAAATACCTAAGCTCTGAAAATAGTGGgttgttttatttcaatttgtGGAATGAAATCTAGCAGAAGAATAAAGAGGAATTTTAGAAGAGGCGCTGACCTGGGAGAGAGGGTCTCAGTTTTACCGCTacaggctgtgtggccttgatCAAAtcgcttaacttctctgagcctcagttataaaataagtggACTCTTCCCAGTTCTGTGAAAAGCATTGGCTATAAAGGAAATTGTACAGAGGCTCAAGGAAGAAAAGtagtgaaattaaagaaaaaaatatgtatatcttTTGCCAGAGATTTATGGGAAGGTTGGAGATAGAAGTCACATTTGCAAGGAgcaaaattattaatgaaaagcGTTTTCTATCTTAACTTTTATCTATCCCCAGATCTCCTCTCAGATTTGTCATTATTGCTCTCTCCAGCTATAAAGTGGCCTCACCTTATTTGCCCTTCTGCACACCTCCTTCCTGATCTGTCTCGCCAATGCCTTTCAGCCAGAATTAGATAGGAGGAGGAGTCTCTCTCCCATTACTACCTGATTAGAAGCATTTTCACCTTTTACAGAATTGTCTGGTAAAAATTTGACTGCTAAAAAATGTGACTGCAATTAGCATCAccatcttctctctgttcccTTCCTTTACGATTGCTATCATACTTCCCAATCATTTGCATTCATATTCCTAGAGAGGAGAGAAACCAGGATTCTGATTATCTTCCCCTTTAAGAACAGATAGCTCACAGTGCTTCTGGCTGGTGACTAGTGAAATCATGGAAGTCAGAGAGGACTGTTTCAAGAGAAGAGACACGATGCTGCAATGGCGAATGTATCCTATGAATTTTGAGTCTCAGCTTATTACTATGGTCTGATCGACCAAACTTTAATAAAGCTTGGCTTTTGGGTTTTGAACCACTCATTTTAACACTTTCACTGAATATTTGTACCTTTCCCTTTCCTCAAAGCCAAGGAGTGGCCAGTGGGGATGTACCCTTAGGGATAGCGAGTCCCTTCCTTcttttggggggtgagggggtCAGGCATGTTCAGTACACAGAGGTATCAGGTTTATTCTCTCATGAGCTGTAGCAAGGAAAGTCTGTTAAAATTTAAACTACtgttgttaaaaagaaaatactagagAGATAGTATACCAGAAAGTGGTTATCTCAGGGGATTATGAGGgagattctttctgttttctgtgcttttctgtattttccaaaattctacaAATAACATGCACCACTATTATACTATTTATATAATATGGcatattatgtttatatatttcatattatataaatatatattatatattaaagaaCACAATAGTAAAACACTTATAATCTGTAATAACATTAAAgagaatattaattaaaaataaacacaattgcCATTTTTCGTTACCAAGATAAAATTACATTTGTGTGCATGGGAAAAACAGATGCGGGCATGCTTTGATTTTTCTCCGTGATGATGCTACAAACATATGACAGCAAATTAATGTATAAAGTGAGTAAAGTGATgcctcccttcttcttcccaCCCTTTAGCAGTAACTGCAGTTGCCAGTTTGGTGGCTTGAGATGCCAGTGGCCCTTCAGCATGTTGCTTGggtcctctctcccttctctcagaAGTAGTTACTGCTCACATTTCCGTGCTTTAGGAAAGCTGTATCTTATGGATTCTCTTTGTATAGGAAAGACTCCTTTTGAAACAAAATAGATATcctgtaatttttataaatttagaaagTTGTTTTTTGGCATGCTAAGTTTTCACCTAAAAACTGCACTTGGGGTCAGTATCTTGAGAAAAACGCATTTGGCGGCATTAATATTTCCAATTGTTGACATTCGGTTCTCATCATGAAATTGCTGTCAAAACGGATAGAATTCTGTACACTTGGCAGTCTTGCCTAGAAGCAAAGCCTGAGACTGGAATAGCAGGAATTTACAGGTCAACGCAGAAGGGCATTTGGCAGAGTTAGTCATAAGGAAGTCTGCATGGTATACTTTCCCCAAAGCAGCTCACGTTGCATTAAGCCCTGACGTTTTAGTCactttaaagaatgaataaacagtAGTCCAACCCaaaagaactaggaaaaaaatcaggCACGTTAGAACCACAGGTATTAAGCTATTATTAATATCAACcttaatttttaatgacttttacTATTTTGAAGCAGTCTGTTTTCATGCGTATGGTTGCTTTCACACAGAATTATTTTCTCTATCTGTAATAAATAGCCAAATGTGTCAGTTTGTTGGTTGAATTTCATGGGGTCAGAGAATTTTAAAGCTGGAGGGGTCTGCAGAACTTAGCTAGTTTAGCCCTTTCGTTTTATAAATGAGGGACTGAAAGCCAAGCCACTCAGCAAGTTAGAGGGAGAGCCAGTCCTCAAATATTTAGGTTCTTTCACCCAAGAGCCAGCGTTCTTAGTTCTTTCCACTACACCAGCTGCCAGTGTAAATAAGGTGccttgattttaaattttgtttttcaggaattgGGAGAGGTGCCTGAAGAAATGGATGCTAGAAGAAAACACTGGAAGGAGAATATGTTTGCTCCTTTCTTTAGTGCCCAGGATGTTCTAGACCAGCCTGAATCTTCTTCTGAACAAAAGACTTCAGAGAAGACCAAGAAAATGGAAGGAGTTTATAATTTGTCTAGCAGAAAGTTTCAAGAAGAAAGTAAATTCAAGAGGAAAGAATTTACTTCCCaactaaatgaaaaagaacaaggacCAAATTTAAGAGCGAGAAAgataaacatttcaaagaatgAAGCAGATGCAAATTCTGCCTCCTGTGAAGCATCTAAGTTGGGTGTTGCAGCCAAAGAAGGCTTGAATAGCACAGATGGTCATTCCACCTGGACTACAAAGGAGTTACCAACTCCACCGCGACAAGACAAgaaggacaagaagaagaaatttaccAAAGGAATGTCTCCCAAACTTCGCCTGAATCTTCTGAATGAAGAACTGGAAGAGCTAAAgatgaaatgcaaagaaatagaagaggaatTTGAAAATGCTGAGAAAGAACTTTTGAACTCCAAAAGAGTAGTCTCCGCAAAACACCTAAATTTTCAAGGAACAGGGATGGAAACTTCGAAGAAAGACTGGGAACTTCAAGCTTTAAGAAATGACCTATCTGAAAAAGCAATAAATGTCAAAAACTTAACTGAAGAGCTCCAACAAGCCAAAGAAGTCATCCACAAGTTGAGCCTGGAGAACAGAGATTTGAAAGAAGCTGTTAGGAAGTTAAAGCGTCAGACTGAGCTGGGCAATGCACTCCtaagggaagaaatgaaattgtATTATGAATTAGAAATGGAGAAGATCCGTGGAGAGCTTGATGCCATCAAGAATGAACTGCGAGCTGAGAAGATCCTGCAAGCAAGAAATAATAGGGCTCTGGAGTTGCTTCGAAAACACTTTGCTTCTGTAACATCATCAAGTGCCCTTAACAGCTTTACAGgggatttgttttaaaacttaaaaaaaaagcctttcaTTAGGCAAATCATTGAGCCAAATCAGTGTTCCTTGTGCTTTCTTTGTGTACTACTTAAAGTGTGTGTAATGGgacataattttcatttttggtgAATCCGAGTATCTGTAAAACGTATAGATGTTAACTTCAAAGCTTCTGCTTTCTAATGAAGCTATTGTGAGAGTCCAAATGAAAACGAAGCGTCAGAAgccttttttatatatatttcactcAAAGACATGTAGTGATTCGATTCACCAAATCATTTATGAATACAAATCAACAGCCATTTTGTGATCTTGTGAGCAATGTGTCCTTGGCACATGAATATTCTTCCATCAGTGTTCATTGATGTTAACAATAAAAATCTTGTTTATGTGTATAAGCATAACATGTGTCTGTGGGTCTTAGAGTGCCTGTTCAGACTCTATGGGATACTGAAAATGTATCTGCTTTCTTTGAGATCTAACCTTAATTAGGCACATATAAACATCTCAGGAGAAAAATGCAATTTATTCTCCCCCTACTGTTTTCCTCATGCCTTCTTCCTTAACCTGGCCACCGTTCCTATAGACTAGAAGACGACTTAGAGACAAGGCTGGGACCTTTGCTAGAGCCCTGAATTTGTCAGCAGTGGCTTTCGCTTATTCTTCTGTTGACCAGCAAGGGGCGTTGTTTACACAGTTCTTCCAAAATTCTACCAGGGGAAAATTTATAAGCTTCCTGCCCAGTTTACATCACCAGCTGACCGGGACTGGGGTAAAAAGTGTTGGATGTCATCTGGGCAAGCTGTTAGTGAGCTGGCTTGACTGATACAAGAATCCAGTCCTGTAGGGGCCCAGGCAATGacaatttattttatacttataaagaataaaagtgtACTGCCTCAGTCCTTTGGTGGAAATGATGGGCCAGTTGattttttgcatttgtttgtATCGATCAAGATTTCTTATAATCGGAGTGCCGTTTGCATGGTATTTTTAAGTCCAATGAACCAAATATAATTACAGGCTATGAGGGTGGGATACAATTGCAAGGGTTTGGATATATTCCCTGATGGGAAAGCCCCAGACTGGGAGTCTGGACACTTGGGTTCTGGGACCTGCTTTGCCAGTTACTGGCTAATTAACCTTCTAAGCCTAAaagtcctcatctgtaaaatgagggtagaTCTATCATCCAGATTCTGTTC
It encodes:
- the CCDC160 gene encoding coiled-coil domain-containing protein 160 — translated: MDARRKHWKENMFAPFFSAQDVLDQPESSSEQKTSEKTKKMEGVYNLSSRKFQEESKFKRKEFTSQLNEKEQGPNLRARKINISKNEADANSASCEASKLGVAAKEGLNSTDGHSTWTTKELPTPPRQDKKDKKKKFTKGMSPKLRLNLLNEELEELKMKCKEIEEEFENAEKELLNSKRVVSAKHLNFQGTGMETSKKDWELQALRNDLSEKAINVKNLTEELQQAKEVIHKLSLENRDLKEAVRKLKRQTELGNALLREEMKLYYELEMEKIRGELDAIKNELRAEKILQARNNRALELLRKHFASVTSSSALNSFTGDLF